The genomic region TAATGGCCTTTGGGTAGATACCGACAGTCTGACCGCGGGTAGGTGATCAGCTTATGGCGTTCATATAACTGTTGGCATATGTCCAGAGTCTTCTGGGCGTTTAGATTGAAACGCTTTGATGCATCAATTTGCAGTGATGAAAGACTATAGGGCAGGGGGGCAGGCTGTTTTTTCTTGTCGCGTTTGACTGCGATGACGTTGCCTGAATGTCCGACTACCTTTTGAAGAACGACCTCTGCAAGCTTTCGTGAAAGCACACGGCCTTCCTCGTCCATGTAAGGCTCGCAAGCAGTACTAGGCTTCCACTTAGCTGTAAAAGACTCACCAGCCACTGTCTGAAGCGTTATGAAGACCTCATAAAATGGCTTGGTTATAAAGTTTTCGATTTCTTGGTCTCGGTGAACGACCAATCCCAATACAGGCGTCTGTACTCGGCCAATCGACAAAACGCCGTTGTACCCAGCGCTTTGGCCAAGCAGGGTGCAAAGGCGGGTCATATTAATACCATAGAGCCAATCGGCCCTTGCCCTTGCTAGGGCGGATGTTGCTAACGGTATGAAGTCAGTATTCTTGCGAAGATCATTCAATGCCTTCTTGATAGCACCAGGGTTCATATCGTTGACGAGACAGCGCAATGTGGCTTCGCGTTTTGCCTTATTCACACCTGAATAATTGATCACTTCATCGACCAGGATCTGACCGACGCGATCAGGGTCACCCATATTGACCAATTGGTCAGCTTCTTTGATCAGTTTTTTGACAGCATTAAACTGTGAGCGGGTTTGGCTTTTGATTTGATGTTTCCACTCGACTGGGATAATTGGCAGGTGCTCTTTTTTCCACTTTTTGTACTCAGGGTCATAAGCATCTGGCTCAGCCTGCTCCAATAAGTGACCAATACACCAGGTTACAACATCACCATTAGCCACCCTGATAAACCCATCACCTTTCTGGTGGGGTTTGGGAAGCACATCTGCAACTGCGCGTCCGACACTCGGCTTTTCGGCAATGTATAGAATCAACTCTGTTTACCTCGCTCAAATTCAACGACTTTCACTTTGTTCAGCTCAGCCTGAAGGGCTTCTATTTCCTCAAGTGCCTCATAAAGAGAGAATTCTAAATTGGCATTTCGTGCGATAACTTGGTCACAGAATTTTTTGATGTCGTCTCGTTGTGATCTGTAACGTTCTTTAAGCTCACGTTCTTTATCTCTTTGGGCTCTAAGCCTATCTACAGAAACTTTAACTTTAGTTGAGGAAGAAGCCGACATTCTTGATTTGTGTTTATCAATTTCACGCCGTGCTCTTTCAACAAAGTCATCGTAATAGTATATTCCACCAGAGCTAAGGCCAGCTTCCTTGTTTATTCGACTTAAATTCAATTTTCCGTCATTGGGAGTTCTTTCAGGATTGCCATCGATTAAGCGCTGAAGAGCATCTTCAAGCCTTTGCTTGGTTATTTCACCCCGCTCAGAAGGTGTGTTTTGGATGCCCACGTTTAAAATTCCTCTTTGCTAAATGCTACAAAATCGAGGTTGTGTTCTGAAAGAACTTTCTCAATAGAGCGAATCTCATAATATATTTTTGACATTATGTTGGGTATATCTATGCCGCTCGAATAAATTTCATTATATTTTATAATTAATTTATCTCTTACAGTAACCAATGACTTGGCTTTTTCAACCGTAACCACCTTATATTGACAAACGGCCATATCACAAATTCTATCACAATCTGGATTCGTGCAATATCCACCAGGATGCTCGATGATAGATAAGCGTCCTTCCTCAACTTGCTTGCGTATCTCTTCTTTACTTAGATATATAGTGGAGTCTCCTTCCGCTCGAAGGTTTTTAATCCTCTTCCCTTCTGGGCCTGCTAACGTTTCAGCTTCATTGTAAAGGTGATAGAAAATATCAGTCATATAATTTTTGTTTTCACCTGCTATTTCGTCTTGAAGCTCGTTGTCAATCATCATGTCAAGATAAGAAGCAATGTTAGCTTGGTTTGCATACCAGGAAGTCATCGCTATATTCATATGCTTAAATTGATATTTAATATCTAGTAAAGATGAAAGTTTGTTGCGTACCAAGTAAACAGCAAATGTGCGACGGAAAGCATGAGGGTGAATATGCAGTCTCTCACCAATTTTAAGCTCGCCTTTCCTGGATGGGTTTAAAGTATTAAATTCATAAACGTCATCTTTTGTTGCAAGACAATCTAGTGAGCGTATGAAGGAATTAAGCGAATGAAATATTGACTGTCTTCCAGCATTAGGCTTCTTTGCGGTTGAGTGTGGTAGTGTAACGAATAAACTATCCGCATCTTTTAGAAATTTATTGCGCTCATCTACGTGCTTTATATCCGACGCCTGATTTTTCCATCCTTCGCGTGCAAAGCTAAAAGCATCCCATAGTAATTCAATAGCTTTCTTAACTGCAGGTATGGTTACCCATGAGATGGTTCGTTCGACACCACCAAGGTTGGGTTTAGTGTGAATTCCATTTAGCACAGACACCGTCATACCAGCATATTTTTTCTCTTGATATGATTCCAAGTTAAATGATTTTATTTCAGCGTCTCTACAGCCCGTAAATGCAGCGATAACAATGTAGCAGGCTCCCCTTAGTTTTGAGAGCCAATGACCACTATAATCAAATTCAATATCTATGGCTGACAGATCAAAATTTAAATTTTTAAGCGCATGTTTTCTGGATGATATGCTTGAAGTATATCGACCTGTTAGTCTTTCATACTCAGTAATGAAGTCGGCGTAAGCAGAAGATATTTCATGCCTATAGGGGTAATACACTTCAACTAAGTTTAGAGACTCTCTATAGTAAATGGTGGCGATACGCTCTGGCAAACATATTGCCTGAGAAATATTATCACCACTACTTGACAAATATCTTGCTAAGTTATCAGCGCTACCTATATTTCGGATTATTAATTTTTCAGCATATAGATGAGAAATGAAAATTAAATTATTTTTCCATGTTTTATATTTTAGTTTTCTATTCTTTGCTTGATCTATAACTTTTCGATAGTTTTTGTCTTCATCAATGAATTCATATGAATAGCCATTGCATGCTGTTATACATTTTTCAAAAATAACTGCCCCTTCAATGATGTTTTTAATAGCGCTTTTTTTAGATTTGAGGGTTTTGTTTGTTATGACCTTATATACAAGATGTTTAGTGGCTTTTTTGAATTCTCCTGACAGTCTGGAAAAAGAAACATCGAAGTTAAGAGACCACAAAATCCATTTGTCTGACGAGTAGTAACTATATGGGTTTCCATCAGAATCAATAGATATGACTATATCATTAATAGACGTCGTCAATTCCGAATCTTTAGCCCTTGTTGTTTCATTCATTAGTAAATTTCCAGCATCAATTCAATGTCACTAGTATCTTGCCAAAGCGGGTGTGCTGTATCTAGGTATTTTTGATAAGCTTCATGATAAACAGTTGCATGTTTCGTTTTAATGCGTTCAATAATAACCTGAACGGTGCTGTGGACTTTATTTAGCAAATTTGATGGCTTTGAATTGATAGATGGAGTTGTGAGAGACTCCAATATAACATCACCAAAAGACAGTAATAACCAGATATCTTCCACTTCTGCCACTACTGCATGATGCATACAGCCGAAGCACTCTAAAAACTTATGGCAAGCAACAAGATCAGATTCTTTGGCAAGCCCTTCTTTAATTAATGCGTTTTTTATCTTAATTGATTTTTCTCCAAAGGCACCACCACATCTTAAGCCATTTGATAGTTTTTTATACTTAGTGTTTGTGGCGCTTTCTTTGATTGGGTCATTGAAAATAAATGCACTTTCTTTTATTGCGTTAT from Halomonas sp. 7T harbors:
- a CDS encoding DNA topoisomerase III; protein product: MILYIAEKPSVGRAVADVLPKPHQKGDGFIRVANGDVVTWCIGHLLEQAEPDAYDPEYKKWKKEHLPIIPVEWKHQIKSQTRSQFNAVKKLIKEADQLVNMGDPDRVGQILVDEVINYSGVNKAKREATLRCLVNDMNPGAIKKALNDLRKNTDFIPLATSALARARADWLYGINMTRLCTLLGQSAGYNGVLSIGRVQTPVLGLVVHRDQEIENFITKPFYEVFITLQTVAGESFTAKWKPSTACEPYMDEEGRVLSRKLAEVVLQKVVGHSGNVIAVKRDKKKQPAPLPYSLSSLQIDASKRFNLNAQKTLDICQQLYERHKLITYPRSDCRYLPKGHYTERQTVAQSIAKTSAALSDSVQKADLDLKSKAWNDAKVGAHHAIIPTSRAVPADRLSQDEKNIYELVARQYLMQFYPPFEYAEHQIDSEVEGGLFVAKQKSVISNGWKALLPPQKTPKQDAEFSSVALPNVKTGDPVTCIDGKMDEKQTSPPKRFTDATLLSAMTGIARYVSDPEIKKVLRDTDGLGTEATRAGIIELLFKRQFLTKKGKEIHSTDAGKHLVNSLPKRMVVPDMTAHWESQLEAISEKRMRYGQFMQPLTDGLKALIVEVESGDFSALRGMGKKPMRKRKTARKK